A stretch of [Clostridium] scindens DNA encodes these proteins:
- a CDS encoding CD3072 family TudS-related putative desulfidase translates to MKQKIVIVSHCFLNDAAKLRNQDAADMEQERTKKRSFLRELLERGIEVIQLPCPEFILYGCNRWGHAASQFDTPHFRQEARNMLLPIVMQLEEYAAYPDRYDILGVYGINGSPSCGVDYTYDGDWGGELGGKDAPCQLDKEYRPGVFMDVFAKLLEERHLPITFYTLDAENRPI, encoded by the coding sequence ATGAAACAGAAAATTGTTATAGTCAGCCATTGCTTTCTAAATGATGCTGCCAAACTACGCAATCAGGATGCTGCGGATATGGAGCAGGAAAGAACAAAAAAGCGATCATTTCTGAGGGAATTATTGGAACGAGGAATTGAAGTTATCCAGCTGCCCTGCCCGGAATTCATCCTGTATGGATGTAACCGCTGGGGCCACGCCGCTTCCCAGTTCGATACGCCACATTTTCGCCAGGAAGCCCGGAATATGCTGCTGCCGATCGTTATGCAGCTGGAGGAATACGCAGCCTATCCGGACCGCTACGACATTCTGGGCGTCTACGGCATCAATGGCAGTCCCAGCTGCGGAGTAGACTATACCTACGATGGCGACTGGGGCGGCGAGCTTGGAGGCAAGGATGCCCCCTGCCAGTTGGATAAGGAGTACAGGCCCGGCGTTTTTATGGATGTCTTTGCAAAACTCCTGGAAGAAAGGCATCTTCCCATAACGTTCTACACGCTGGATGCCGAAAACCGTCCCATATAA
- a CDS encoding PH domain-containing protein: MENNIRFRNHISIVAERLGRVLLLVFVAAISGLAQNVKALANSSGMDAKDAKVILLACGAVLLLLAIGAAWQLIVWSKTYISIYDNTIVIERNTLNRKKDTIGIKNISNVNMERNLFEMLAGTSKIKLDTNSMSTANKTDVTIVLKKKDAQSLRQYLMDLMEASGEESIKERKADAEQMQYDVEASLGDMIVHGLFSINLFSLLVLLGCAVGMAEVVSDTLGQGFAGKSIMGILASILVMATVFMSALWDIIKGFVKYYNFKVKRIEDRLYIRYGFLKKVSYTIPVDKINALKLTQSLLGRMSHRYMAEIVNVGMGDDEAEKQSFLLLYSKKEVLDAKLHSLLPEFEEAVRTPVSRQPKGTLAAWMMPLLAYCAAVAGVAGTLAELLPRYRGWIGAGMAGLIALAIFLMALRYATAGFAVGKECVILANGYFRRCLSYVSYEKIQHVQLEQNFIAKRMGIQKGSLYLLASADSRVQGIPYFPKKEVDIIKSNMIS, translated from the coding sequence ATGGAGAATAACATAAGATTCCGAAATCATATTTCTATTGTGGCAGAACGCCTGGGACGGGTTCTTCTATTAGTTTTTGTCGCCGCGATCAGCGGCCTGGCGCAGAATGTAAAGGCTCTGGCCAATAGTTCGGGAATGGATGCAAAAGATGCGAAAGTTATCTTGCTTGCCTGCGGCGCGGTCCTCCTGCTGCTGGCAATTGGGGCGGCATGGCAGTTGATTGTCTGGTCGAAAACTTATATTTCCATCTATGACAATACCATCGTGATCGAGAGAAATACGCTGAACCGGAAGAAGGATACGATAGGGATCAAGAATATATCCAATGTGAATATGGAACGGAACCTATTCGAGATGCTGGCGGGGACCAGCAAGATAAAGCTGGATACAAACAGCATGTCAACAGCCAACAAGACGGATGTTACGATCGTCCTTAAGAAAAAGGATGCCCAGTCGCTGCGCCAATATCTTATGGATCTGATGGAAGCGTCCGGGGAGGAAAGCATAAAGGAAAGGAAGGCGGATGCAGAGCAGATGCAGTACGATGTGGAGGCGTCTCTTGGAGATATGATCGTCCATGGACTCTTTTCCATCAACCTGTTCTCTCTGCTGGTTCTTCTGGGATGTGCCGTCGGCATGGCGGAAGTAGTATCAGATACGCTGGGCCAGGGATTCGCCGGAAAAAGCATTATGGGAATCCTGGCGAGCATTCTGGTGATGGCCACCGTATTTATGTCAGCATTGTGGGATATTATCAAAGGATTTGTCAAATACTATAATTTCAAAGTAAAGAGAATAGAAGACCGGCTGTATATCCGTTACGGATTCTTGAAAAAGGTAAGTTATACCATACCAGTGGACAAGATCAATGCATTGAAGCTGACCCAGTCGCTTCTTGGACGGATGTCACACCGATATATGGCAGAGATCGTGAACGTCGGGATGGGAGATGACGAAGCGGAGAAGCAGTCCTTCCTGCTGCTCTACAGTAAGAAAGAAGTGCTGGATGCTAAACTGCATAGTCTTCTGCCGGAATTTGAAGAGGCAGTCAGAACGCCCGTATCCAGACAGCCAAAGGGGACCCTGGCAGCCTGGATGATGCCTCTGCTGGCTTACTGCGCGGCTGTGGCAGGCGTAGCGGGGACCTTAGCAGAGTTGCTGCCCCGCTACAGAGGATGGATAGGGGCAGGAATGGCAGGGCTCATCGCCTTAGCGATCTTCTTGATGGCGCTTCGGTATGCTACCGCAGGCTTTGCCGTGGGCAAGGAATGCGTAATCCTGGCAAACGGCTATTTCCGCCGCTGCCTATCCTATGTGTCTTATGAGAAGATTCAGCATGTCCAGCTGGAGCAGAATTTTATCGCGAAACGCATGGGAATCCAGAAAGGCAGTCTGTATCTTCTGGCCAGCGCAGATAGCCGGGTGCAGGGAATTCCATATTTTCCGAAAAAAGAAGTAGACATAATCAAGTCAAATATGATATCATAG
- a CDS encoding RNA polymerase sigma factor codes for MEFEEIYSLYFNDVYLFILALSKNPDIAEEITQETFFKALKNINKFKGDCSIKTWLCQIGKNTYLSHLKKQKHLAHAEAIPEPCADTPSQENTEAICIRRDESLSIYKVLHCLEDPYKEVFTLRTLGALSFKEIGEIFGHKEGWARVTYHRAKLKIQELIKEVQ; via the coding sequence GTGGAATTCGAGGAAATATACAGCTTATATTTTAATGATGTCTATCTCTTCATCCTGGCACTCAGCAAGAATCCGGATATCGCAGAGGAGATTACCCAGGAGACTTTCTTCAAGGCTTTGAAGAACATCAATAAATTCAAAGGCGACTGCTCGATCAAGACTTGGCTGTGCCAGATCGGCAAGAATACCTACCTGTCGCATCTGAAAAAGCAGAAGCACCTTGCCCACGCCGAGGCAATCCCGGAACCTTGCGCTGACACGCCTTCCCAGGAAAATACCGAGGCCATCTGCATCCGCCGGGACGAAAGCCTTTCGATCTATAAGGTCCTCCACTGCCTGGAAGATCCTTATAAAGAAGTATTCACCCTCCGCACCCTGGGCGCCTTGTCCTTCAAGGAGATTGGAGAAATCTTCGGACACAAGGAAGGATGGGCGCGCGTGACCTATCACAGAGCAAAGTTGAAAATCCAAGAACTTATCAAGGAGGTGCAGTAA
- a CDS encoding PH domain-containing protein translates to MKYEKLSKRALGCMYVATALASVIALAVIGAVNWLWIFPKDMDMLKAVSLALVILTLFDALASPYFRYHRYRYSINEECIDIKEGYLFVKRNIVPIERLHKLQTLKGPIDQMFKVAKVVVTTAGGDVTIRFLEEEKAEQIAENLRGRINEIVVSQREEDGEEDGE, encoded by the coding sequence ATGAAGTATGAAAAGTTATCAAAACGGGCACTGGGATGCATGTATGTGGCAACGGCGCTTGCGAGCGTGATCGCGCTTGCGGTGATCGGCGCGGTCAATTGGCTGTGGATATTTCCAAAGGATATGGATATGCTGAAGGCAGTGTCCCTGGCGCTTGTGATCCTGACCTTATTCGATGCGCTGGCGAGCCCCTATTTCCGATATCACAGATACCGGTACAGTATTAATGAAGAGTGCATTGACATCAAGGAAGGATACCTGTTTGTAAAGCGTAATATAGTTCCTATAGAAAGACTCCACAAGCTGCAGACCTTGAAGGGGCCGATAGACCAGATGTTCAAAGTGGCAAAGGTGGTGGTGACCACCGCAGGCGGCGATGTCACGATCCGGTTTCTGGAGGAAGAGAAGGCAGAACAGATAGCGGAGAATCTAAGGGGCAGAATCAACGAGATCGTTGTCAGCCAGAGGGAAGAGGATGGGGAAGAAGATGGAGAATAA
- a CDS encoding leucine-rich repeat domain-containing protein produces MKWGRRLKRSVLAIGLGLFFAVLGSGSVVQAQEPDYGTMYIFSGGEIKGFQTAYLNSIPEENGYKYVDIVIPDSINGTAVTAIGDSAFLGSKSEYANVKVRHIDLSNAAHLIDIKKWAFYAFGSMYTEMEPCTLTFPQTLVTIGNNAFSGQKTLTGSLDIPDSVTLIDDSAFMGCGFNGTLKLPSNPQFTEIKQQIFKDCSFTGILTIPEAVTVISSNGNYAFSGNQFTEVILNNNITKIGGSAFNKCEQLLKVRVSGKPDDYSVVLPDALTELKNMVFQYCSSLEGCVKLPDALASIGSQMFQDTRIGTIYMPNNENATYSSNFLQSTTVNAAVFPTKELYDKYAGSFSSSSRKYFSYPVTVTYLGKDEAVLGTRDVLYNRPLNYHETENGWEEQADFTFPDTGESEAGYDTGFSFTKGGKVAGPKDLVTGTTLYFSQSLSKPEVTFQEVKNKTYDGKTEYIRCEASHPLAGEDGQYAFLYCALKGDSNSFFYVSEEPFEYPITDVKDSMRYVCYVQMYDRAHPEYQGKWSQSAWYDYFATYVTISKADPVVTPSCKAKALEGTRMSDILLELSQGDTPGTLSVANADATIGLGENILSWTFEPEDTDNYNTGKTGQITITGVEKAEAQDVKDSIEKLPDTVESAQDARDVLNAWKEYSSLAPEEKEALDPALKHDILHKISQVPGVEVKDETAGSTAKLMGGQEERLLGCMTGEEAGKLLDGTIEKYVVVINSKEAQDIQEEIWQSVAGVLEDHECGVHYDITMEKQLYEKSGDAEPVLREAVTQLPLPIKIAFAVPENLKAPQGMAREYAIFRTHGQEGGFSSVRLETECTEEAIYAETGQFSIYTLAYKDRQVPEEGIAPGNTPGGQQATGTGRAPAAGKVAVTGDESPMLLYLGLVILAAVIIIGIIVWNKKNRKR; encoded by the coding sequence ATGAAATGGGGGAGAAGGCTGAAAAGGTCGGTCCTTGCCATAGGCTTGGGCTTATTTTTTGCTGTCCTTGGAAGCGGCAGCGTGGTACAGGCGCAAGAGCCGGATTACGGAACTATGTACATATTTTCAGGGGGAGAGATCAAAGGATTCCAGACAGCATATCTTAACAGCATTCCGGAGGAGAACGGTTATAAGTATGTAGATATCGTGATCCCGGATTCTATCAATGGGACAGCGGTAACCGCCATCGGGGACTCGGCGTTTCTGGGAAGCAAAAGCGAGTATGCCAATGTCAAAGTAAGGCATATTGATCTTTCGAATGCTGCGCATCTTATTGACATTAAGAAATGGGCATTCTATGCGTTTGGAAGCATGTATACGGAGATGGAGCCATGTACGCTGACATTTCCGCAGACGCTTGTGACCATCGGCAATAACGCGTTCTCCGGGCAGAAAACGCTTACGGGGTCTTTGGATATACCGGACAGCGTCACATTGATTGATGACAGCGCATTCATGGGATGCGGCTTTAACGGGACGCTTAAGCTTCCATCAAATCCGCAGTTTACGGAGATAAAGCAGCAGATTTTTAAAGACTGTTCTTTTACCGGGATATTGACCATACCCGAGGCAGTGACGGTGATCTCGTCGAATGGGAACTATGCCTTTTCAGGCAATCAATTTACGGAAGTGATTCTGAATAATAACATAACGAAGATTGGCGGCAGCGCGTTTAACAAATGCGAGCAGCTTTTGAAGGTCAGGGTTAGCGGGAAGCCGGATGACTATTCCGTGGTTCTCCCGGATGCTTTGACAGAACTTAAGAATATGGTCTTTCAGTACTGCAGCAGCCTGGAAGGATGCGTGAAACTTCCGGACGCGCTGGCCAGCATCGGATCGCAGATGTTCCAGGATACCAGGATTGGGACTATCTATATGCCGAATAACGAGAATGCGACCTATTCTTCTAATTTTTTACAAAGTACAACGGTCAATGCTGCTGTATTCCCAACGAAGGAATTGTATGATAAATATGCAGGCAGTTTTTCCAGTTCCAGCAGAAAATATTTCTCCTATCCGGTTACCGTGACTTATCTGGGAAAGGATGAAGCGGTTCTTGGAACCAGGGATGTTCTCTATAACCGCCCACTTAATTACCATGAGACGGAAAATGGCTGGGAAGAGCAGGCGGATTTTACATTCCCGGATACAGGGGAGAGTGAGGCTGGCTATGACACCGGCTTTAGCTTTACCAAAGGAGGGAAGGTTGCAGGACCTAAGGATTTGGTGACGGGTACTACGCTATATTTCTCCCAGTCCCTTTCCAAGCCGGAAGTAACGTTCCAGGAAGTCAAGAATAAGACGTATGATGGCAAGACGGAATATATCCGATGCGAGGCATCCCACCCGCTGGCAGGGGAGGATGGACAGTATGCCTTTCTCTACTGTGCGTTAAAAGGCGACAGTAATTCCTTCTTCTATGTCAGCGAAGAGCCTTTTGAGTATCCAATCACGGATGTAAAGGATTCTATGCGGTATGTGTGCTATGTGCAGATGTATGACCGGGCGCACCCGGAATACCAGGGGAAATGGAGTCAAAGCGCATGGTACGACTATTTCGCTACCTATGTGACGATCAGCAAGGCAGATCCTGTGGTTACCCCATCCTGCAAGGCGAAAGCGCTGGAAGGGACCAGAATGTCGGATATTTTGCTGGAATTATCCCAGGGAGATACGCCGGGGACGCTGTCCGTTGCTAATGCAGATGCGACGATCGGCCTCGGTGAGAACATACTCAGTTGGACTTTCGAGCCGGAAGACACTGATAACTATAATACAGGTAAGACCGGGCAGATAACGATTACCGGGGTAGAGAAGGCAGAGGCGCAGGATGTCAAAGACAGTATTGAGAAACTTCCGGATACCGTGGAGAGCGCGCAGGATGCAAGGGATGTCCTGAATGCATGGAAAGAGTATTCCAGTTTGGCTCCGGAAGAGAAAGAGGCTTTGGACCCGGCTTTAAAACACGATATTCTGCATAAGATCAGCCAGGTGCCCGGGGTAGAAGTAAAAGATGAGACGGCAGGCAGCACGGCCAAACTTATGGGCGGACAGGAAGAGAGGCTTCTGGGATGTATGACAGGCGAAGAGGCAGGCAAGCTTCTGGATGGCACGATTGAGAAATACGTGGTGGTGATCAATTCCAAGGAAGCACAGGATATTCAGGAAGAGATCTGGCAAAGCGTGGCGGGAGTTCTGGAAGACCATGAGTGCGGAGTGCATTATGATATTACGATGGAGAAGCAATTATATGAGAAAAGCGGCGATGCCGAGCCGGTTTTACGGGAGGCGGTTACACAACTTCCGCTGCCGATAAAAATCGCCTTTGCTGTTCCTGAGAATCTCAAGGCGCCGCAAGGGATGGCCAGGGAATATGCCATATTCAGGACACATGGACAAGAAGGAGGATTTTCTTCCGTCCGTCTGGAGACGGAATGCACAGAGGAGGCCATCTATGCAGAGACAGGCCAGTTCTCAATCTATACGCTGGCATATAAAGACCGCCAGGTGCCAGAAGAAGGCATTGCTCCAGGGAATACGCCGGGTGGACAGCAAGCAACCGGAACAGGCAGAGCGCCTGCCGCGGGCAAGGTGGCTGTCACAGGAGACGAAAGCCCGATGCTGCTGTATCTGGGATTGGTCATTTTGGCAGCAGTAATTATCATTGGAATTATCGTCTGGAATAAAAAGAATCGAAAACGATAG
- a CDS encoding nicotinate-nucleotide adenylyltransferase, whose translation MIETGVIHGRFQVLHLKHMEYILAAKMRCRKLYIGITNPDSMHTRDSVNDINRSAKSANPLTYFERYEMIRGAMQEFRVPESEYDVIPFPISCPEYILQYAPKEAVYYMGLCDEWDEEKYKILRSLGLDVEVLWRKTPEEKGVTASWIRSCIATDQEWAHLVPKSVYRYLTENHLDERIKRLEKMRMDEKDINLM comes from the coding sequence ATGATTGAAACCGGAGTAATACATGGGAGATTCCAGGTACTCCACCTGAAGCATATGGAGTATATCCTGGCAGCCAAGATGCGCTGCAGGAAATTATACATTGGCATTACGAACCCAGACAGCATGCATACCAGAGATTCGGTCAATGATATCAACCGTTCGGCCAAATCGGCCAACCCGCTTACCTATTTTGAACGCTATGAGATGATACGGGGAGCCATGCAGGAGTTCCGGGTTCCGGAATCCGAGTATGACGTGATTCCGTTTCCGATCAGCTGTCCCGAGTATATTCTCCAGTATGCGCCCAAAGAGGCCGTATACTATATGGGACTGTGTGACGAATGGGATGAGGAGAAATACAAGATTTTAAGAAGCCTTGGACTGGACGTGGAGGTTCTGTGGAGAAAGACGCCGGAAGAAAAAGGCGTGACCGCCTCCTGGATCAGAAGCTGCATCGCCACTGACCAGGAATGGGCTCATCTGGTACCCAAAAGCGTATATCGTTATCTGACGGAAAACCATCTGGATGAGCGAATCAAGCGATTGGAAAAAATGCGGATGGACGAAAAGGATATTAACCTGATGTGA
- a CDS encoding DEAD/DEAH box helicase, giving the protein MEEARFEDLGLCPEIMKAVKNMGFEEASPIQAKAIPAMMEGKDIIGQAQTGTGKTAAFGIPLLEKIDPKNKKLQAIVLCPTRELAIQVAEEIRNLAKYMHAIKVLPIYGGQEIVKQIRSLKSGTQLIIGTPGRVMDHMRRKTVKMENIHTVVLDEADEMLNMGFREDIETILEGVPEERQTVLFSATMPKPILDITKRFQKNAELIKVTKKELTVPNIEQFYYEVKPKNKEEVLSRLLDIYNPKLSVIFCNTKKQVDLLVNGLLGRGYFAAGLHGDMKQAQRDRVMEGFRKGKTEILVATDVAARGIDVEEVEAVFNYDLPQDDEYYVHRIGRTGRAGRVGRSFSFVTGKEVYKLKEIQRYCKTKIYAQKVPSLDDVANTKMDKLMETINRIIEEEDLTTYFQMIQAEVNDSDYTSMDIAAALLKLCSGTKEEDSADMFEDTGAEEPGMVRLFINIGKKHKAKPGDILGALAGESGLPGKVVGTIDMYDKYTFVEVPREYARDILNAMDHAKIKGKSVAVEPANQK; this is encoded by the coding sequence ATGGAAGAAGCAAGATTTGAAGATCTGGGATTATGCCCGGAGATTATGAAAGCAGTAAAGAACATGGGATTTGAAGAGGCGTCACCAATCCAGGCGAAGGCGATTCCGGCTATGATGGAGGGAAAAGACATCATCGGCCAGGCCCAGACCGGAACAGGAAAGACGGCAGCATTTGGAATTCCCCTGCTGGAAAAGATAGATCCCAAGAATAAGAAACTACAGGCCATCGTTCTGTGCCCTACCAGGGAACTGGCTATCCAGGTGGCGGAAGAAATCCGGAATCTGGCCAAATATATGCATGCGATCAAGGTGCTGCCGATCTATGGAGGACAGGAGATTGTTAAGCAGATCCGTTCATTAAAAAGCGGTACGCAGCTGATTATTGGAACACCCGGACGCGTGATGGATCATATGAGAAGAAAGACGGTAAAGATGGAGAACATCCATACCGTAGTCCTGGATGAGGCAGATGAGATGCTGAACATGGGATTCAGGGAAGATATTGAGACGATTCTGGAAGGCGTGCCCGAAGAGCGTCAGACCGTTCTTTTCTCTGCGACCATGCCAAAGCCGATTCTGGATATCACTAAGAGATTCCAGAAGAACGCTGAATTGATCAAGGTTACCAAAAAAGAACTGACAGTTCCAAATATTGAACAGTTCTACTACGAAGTAAAGCCGAAGAATAAAGAGGAAGTGCTCTCCAGGCTTCTCGACATTTACAATCCGAAACTTTCCGTTATCTTCTGTAATACGAAGAAACAGGTTGACCTGCTGGTAAATGGGCTTCTGGGAAGAGGCTATTTTGCGGCCGGACTTCACGGAGATATGAAGCAGGCGCAGAGAGACCGCGTCATGGAAGGGTTCCGGAAAGGAAAGACAGAGATCCTGGTGGCTACAGATGTGGCAGCCAGGGGCATTGACGTTGAAGAAGTAGAGGCAGTATTCAATTATGATCTTCCGCAGGATGATGAGTATTACGTGCATAGAATCGGAAGGACAGGGCGTGCAGGACGTGTCGGCCGTTCCTTCTCATTCGTGACCGGCAAGGAAGTATACAAGCTTAAGGAAATCCAGAGATATTGCAAGACTAAGATATATGCACAGAAAGTGCCGTCTCTTGACGATGTTGCCAATACGAAGATGGATAAGCTGATGGAAACCATCAACCGGATTATCGAGGAAGAGGACCTTACCACATATTTCCAGATGATTCAGGCGGAAGTAAACGATTCAGACTATACCAGCATGGATATTGCAGCCGCGCTTTTGAAACTGTGTTCAGGAACCAAGGAAGAAGACAGTGCAGATATGTTCGAGGATACAGGAGCAGAGGAGCCAGGAATGGTACGACTGTTCATCAATATTGGCAAAAAGCATAAAGCGAAGCCGGGCGATATTCTGGGCGCGCTGGCAGGAGAGAGCGGATTGCCGGGCAAGGTAGTGGGGACTATCGATATGTATGATAAGTATACCTTCGTAGAAGTGCCAAGAGAATACGCCAGGGATATCCTGAATGCGATGGATCATGCCAAGATCAAAGGAAAGTCCGTAGCAGTGGAGCCTGCCAACCAGAAATAG
- a CDS encoding YbjQ family protein: MILVNTDYISGKNFEMIGLVRGTMIQSVHFGKDIMNSFKTLVGGELTSYTEMMNEARAIATKRMCADAEAMGADAVVNIRYASSAVMQGAAEVMAYGTAVKFVE, from the coding sequence ATGATCTTAGTAAATACGGATTATATCTCAGGTAAGAATTTTGAAATGATCGGCCTCGTAAGAGGAACCATGATCCAGTCTGTTCATTTTGGAAAGGATATCATGAACAGTTTCAAGACTCTGGTAGGCGGCGAGCTTACATCCTATACAGAGATGATGAATGAGGCAAGGGCCATTGCTACCAAGCGCATGTGCGCGGACGCGGAAGCCATGGGCGCGGACGCGGTGGTCAACATCCGCTATGCTTCCAGCGCTGTCATGCAGGGCGCGGCAGAGGTTATGGCATACGGCACGGCAGTTAAGTTTGTGGAATAG
- the dapB gene encoding 4-hydroxy-tetrahydrodipicolinate reductase, whose translation MKVIVVGPRGKMGKLITQVAAARDDMELVAGIGPKDREYIGKDLGTVAMVGRELGVPVTDDLESVIDGCDVIIDFSTKEMAMDVLSLAISHKKALVCGTTGFTEDEMQRFMDASKVIPMLYAANTSKLVNIMNKLLELVATTLKDEIDIEILEMHDQWKKDAPSGTSREMGEIMAHALGKELKDVAVYGREGVSPREPGTIGYHSLRAGNIPSSHTVFFGGMGERLEITHHSYNWECFARGACDCAAFLADKEPGFYTIKDVLNL comes from the coding sequence ATGAAAGTAATCGTTGTAGGACCACGGGGAAAAATGGGGAAATTAATCACGCAGGTGGCGGCGGCCAGGGATGACATGGAACTGGTAGCCGGTATCGGGCCAAAGGATCGCGAATACATAGGAAAAGACCTGGGAACAGTCGCCATGGTCGGCCGCGAGCTGGGCGTCCCTGTTACCGATGACTTGGAAAGCGTTATTGACGGCTGTGATGTCATTATAGATTTCTCCACGAAGGAGATGGCTATGGACGTGCTGTCTCTTGCTATCTCCCACAAAAAGGCACTTGTATGCGGTACCACCGGATTTACCGAAGACGAAATGCAGCGCTTTATGGATGCCTCCAAAGTGATCCCTATGCTGTATGCCGCCAATACTTCCAAATTAGTCAATATTATGAATAAATTGCTGGAACTGGTAGCCACGACCCTAAAAGACGAGATTGATATCGAGATTCTGGAAATGCATGACCAGTGGAAAAAGGATGCTCCCAGCGGCACTTCCAGGGAAATGGGAGAAATCATGGCCCACGCTCTTGGCAAGGAATTAAAAGATGTCGCCGTATACGGACGGGAGGGCGTATCGCCCAGAGAACCTGGCACGATTGGCTATCACTCCCTGCGTGCAGGGAATATCCCAAGCAGCCACACCGTATTCTTCGGCGGCATGGGCGAACGCCTTGAAATTACCCACCACTCTTACAACTGGGAATGCTTTGCAAGAGGCGCATGCGACTGTGCCGCATTCCTGGCAGACAAGGAGCCGGGCTTCTACACGATTAAGGATGTATTAAACTTATAA
- a CDS encoding HPr family phosphocarrier protein yields the protein MSQVIIQFQNPDEVVEFTNTVERFPYNMDILRGSNSVADAKSLLGIIALGLGNRLKLRIYSEDCDEMLKEISKYIVAA from the coding sequence ATGAGCCAGGTAATCATTCAATTCCAAAACCCGGATGAAGTAGTAGAATTTACAAATACAGTAGAACGCTTTCCATATAACATGGATATTCTGCGAGGCAGCAACTCGGTGGCAGATGCCAAATCCCTGCTGGGGATTATAGCGCTAGGTCTGGGCAACCGGTTGAAACTGCGAATATACAGTGAAGACTGCGATGAGATGCTGAAAGAAATCAGCAAGTATATCGTGGCGGCATAG
- a CDS encoding CD3073 family putative ECF transporter S component: MNKEISNTMKLMMCGLAIAINIVLGIVMAMIKFPVYLDTIGTIFIAIYFGPWYGAAVGGLTNFLTAILNGMTDMPFMLVNIAIGLVIGFIFRKARFTLVNVVIAGIAVGIIAPIIGTPIGIAVYGGLTGTISDVAVVWLKQSGASIFAASFLPKLANNLVDKIGSCLIIYLLIKSMPATLKPACLLQRKAKA; the protein is encoded by the coding sequence ATGAACAAAGAAATTTCTAACACAATGAAACTTATGATGTGCGGGCTTGCGATCGCCATTAATATTGTCCTAGGGATTGTAATGGCAATGATCAAGTTCCCGGTCTACCTGGATACCATCGGCACGATCTTCATCGCCATCTATTTTGGCCCATGGTATGGCGCTGCGGTTGGCGGTCTTACGAACTTTCTTACCGCGATCTTAAATGGAATGACGGACATGCCATTTATGCTGGTAAATATCGCAATCGGCCTGGTTATCGGATTTATTTTCCGCAAGGCGAGGTTTACGCTAGTCAATGTAGTGATCGCGGGAATCGCGGTTGGAATTATCGCTCCGATTATTGGTACGCCGATTGGAATCGCCGTATATGGAGGACTTACGGGAACGATTTCCGATGTGGCGGTTGTCTGGCTTAAGCAGAGTGGCGCAAGCATATTTGCCGCTTCTTTCCTTCCAAAACTTGCCAATAACCTGGTAGATAAGATTGGCTCATGCCTGATCATCTATCTTCTTATTAAGTCTATGCCGGCGACATTGAAACCAGCCTGCCTTCTGCAGAGAAAAGCAAAAGCATAG